Proteins co-encoded in one Cercospora beticola chromosome 7, complete sequence genomic window:
- a CDS encoding uncharacterized protein (antiSMASH:Cluster_6), whose protein sequence is MNINKKFDRMKQWSKERMGGEKLSDTNEEFKALEQEMVLRHTGMGKMKKSADVYVQHMAKRDRYQEKDQQLPVAYFGSTMVAHGDDFEPDSEFGQCLSMLGRANERIARMQETYCANATSNWLESLERSLVQMKEYEKARKQLENRRLAYDTASQKMQKSKKEDFRMEEELRNQKMKYEESSEDVYRRMLDIKEAEVDSVQDLTSFLEAELTYYDRCREVLLQLKRDWPASGNFSRSNTESPANGRSTNLSAGRSNRSRASSINDRFNTIDEDEPLPPPRRPTISSSRVPSGANSPMKELPGFDIPARPIGRSNSGFEGPMSSSYNGRSESPSANTMPRLARVPTEPSTLLGARSNLRITKSRESSQPPPSHHNEGVFGDDEQYNGYDRYNDLHRTASYGQDAVSSAKKAPPPPPPSRASKPKPPPPPPMKRSALSANDANQWH, encoded by the exons ATGAATATCAATAAGAAGTTCGATCGCATGAAGCAATGGAGCAAGGAGCGCATGGGCGGGGAGAAGCTGTCTGACACAAATGAAGAGTTCAAGGCGCTTGAGCAGGAGATGGTGCTGAGGCACACAG GTATGGgcaagatgaagaagtcggCCGATGTCTACGTGCAGCACATGGCGAAACGAGACCGATACCAAGAGAAAGATCAGCAACTACCCGTTGCCTATTTCGGTAGCACAATGGTCGCTCACGGCGATGACTTCGAACCAGATTCCGAATTTGGTCAATGCCTTTCCATGCTTGGCCGAGCTAATGAGCGGATCGCCCGCATGCAAGAGACGTACTGCGCCAATGCCACTAGCAACTGGCTGGAGTCGCTGGAGAGGAGCTTGGTGCAGATGAAGGAGTATGAGAAGGCGAGGAAGCAGCTGGAGAACAGGAGATTGGCATACGATACTGCGAGTCAGAAGATGcaaaagagcaagaaggaggacTTTCGAATGGAAGAAGAGCTGCGGAACCAGAAGATGAAGTACGAGGAGAGCAGCGAGGACGTCTACCGACGGATGCTGGACATTAAGGAGGCAGAGGTGGACTCCGTGCAAGATTTGACCAGCTTCTTGGAGGCCGAGTTGACATACTACGACCGCTGCAGGGAGGTTCTGTTGCAGCTGAAGCGCGACTGGCCAGC CTCCGGGAACTTCTCTCGCTCCAACACAGAATCACCCGCCAACGGCCGCAGCACAAACCTCTCAGCAGGTCGCAGCAACCGCTCCCGTGCTAGTAGCATTAACGACCGCTTCAACAccatcgatgaagacgagcctctgcctcctccacGAAGGCCCACGATCTCCTCCTCGCGCGTCCCCTCCGGCGCCAACTCTCCCATGAAAGAACTCCCAGGCTTCGACATCCCCGCCCGTCCCATCGGTCGCAGCAACTCCGGCTTCGAAGGTCCAATGTCCTCCTCCTACAATGGCCGCTCGGAAAGTCCCTCAGCGAACACCATGCCCCGCCTTGCTCGTGTCCCAACCGAACCCAGCACTCTCCTCGGCGCGCGCTCGAATCTGCGTATCACGAAGAGCCGAGAGAGCAGCCAGCCGCCTCCTTCACATCACAATGAAGGGGTTTTCGGAGATGACGAGCAGTACAATGGCTACGATCGATACAATGATTTGCATAGGACAGCGAGCTACGGACAGGATGCGGTGTCatcagcgaagaaggccccgccgcctcctccgccgagcAGAGCGAGCAAGCCGAaacctccgcctccaccgccgatGAAGAGAAGTGCGTTGAGTGCGAATGACGCGAATCAGTGGCATTGA
- a CDS encoding uncharacterized protein (BUSCO:EOG09264ZWF~antiSMASH:Cluster_6) produces the protein MSAEAEQNIKLVSSDNVELQTTRKVAERSMLIKNMIEDLGSPGDEPIPIMNVSEAVLRKVLEWCEHHKNDPAPSQDDDADSRKKTTDIDDWDQKFMQVDQEMLFEIILAANYMDIKALLDVGCKTVANMIKGKSPEEIRKTFNIQNDFTPEEEDQIRRENEWAEDR, from the exons ATGTCTGCCGAAGCAGAGCAGAACATCAAGCTCGTCTCGAGCGATAATGTCGAGCTCCAGACCA CGCGCAAAGTCGCCGAGCGCTCAATGCTCATCAAGAACATGATCGAGGATCTCGGCTCTCCAGGCGATGAGCCTATCCCGATTATGAAC GTCTCCGAGGCGGTCCTCCGCAAGGTCCTCGAGTGGTGCGAGCACCACAAGAACGATCCCGCCCCGTCGCAAGACGATGACGCCGATTCCCGCAAGAAGACAACCGACATCGATGACTGGGACCAGAAGTTCATGCAGGTGGACCAAGAGATGCTTTTCGAAATCATCCTCGCAGCGAACTACATGGACATTAAGGCACTGCTCGACGTCGGCTGCAAGACTGTCGCGAATATGATCAAGGGCAAGTCGCCAGAAGAGATCCGCAAGACGTTCAACATCCAGAACGACTTCACgccagaggaggaggaccagATCCGCCGAGAGAACGAGTGGGCTGAGGACCGCTAA
- a CDS encoding uncharacterized protein (CAZy:GT22~antiSMASH:Cluster_6), which translates to MWRRIYLLLVLVRLYFALSPSYIHPDEHFQGPEIIAGEVFGYPIYKTWEFTTDHPIRSIFPFWLIYGWPLTVLKWVHEGLGYGPVQPATAFYCLRCLMFLISFVLGDWALHELLPAIENRRTAIMLVASSYVTWTLQTHTFSNSIETIAVLWSLVLIRRLSDNNDAVQAQASCAFAFVGVVGVFNRITFPAYLMIPLSQLLHGLYLQPLRIPAMLAAGLLTMAVAITMDTEFYSGYRPHLRDLFNTAVFTPLNNLTYNADAANLAKHGLHPFWQHFVANLPQLIGPAFPLVLLSARRGTLFWSAIAGTVALSCFPHQEARFLLPAVPLLLASVRIPRLVRPHWIAIWTIFNILAGVLFGVYHQGGVVPAQTWIAQQPDINHAIWWKTYSPPRWLLDGRNEDVETTDLMGMKIDKMIEQLGMAAQCETAQNRTLLVAPSSATALDAYTWPSDTKHDLVFTKLWQHRQHVGLDDLDFGDDGVLPTLQRVVGRRGLTVWQVSKQC; encoded by the exons ATGTGGCGCAGAATCTATCTGCTGCTTGTGCTGGTGAGGCTTTACTTTGCGCTATCGCCGAGCTACATTCATCCCGATGAGCACTTTCAAGGGCCCGAAATCATCGCCG GAGAAGTGTTCGGGTATCCCATCTACAAAACATGGGAGTTCACCACCGACCACCCCATTCGCAGCATTTTCCCTTTCTGGCTGATCTACGGCTGGCCACTCACTGTTCTCAAATGGGTTCACGAAGGTCTTGGGTATGGTCCTGTCCAGCCCGCGACTGCCTTCTACTGCCTACGATGCCTCATGTTCCTCATCAGCTTCGTGCTGGGTGACTGGGCATTACACGAACTGCTGCCAGCCATCGAGAATCGCCGAACGGCCATCATGCTGGTTGCATCCTCCTACGTGACCTGGACCTTGCAGACACACACCTTCTCCAACAGCATCGAGACCATAGCTGTGCTCTGGTCCCTCGTGCTCATTCGAAGACTCTCCGACAACAATGACGCGGTGCAGGCTCAGGCATCTTGCGCATTCGCATTTGTTGGTGTTGTCGGTGTCTTCAATCGCATCACTTTCCCAGCATACCTTATGATACCCCTCTCCCAGCTTTTGCATGGGCTTTATCTTCAACCGCTTCGCATCCCCGCCATGCTCGCAGCCGGTCTGCTCACCATGGCTGTGGCGATCACCATGGACACCGAATTTTACAGCGGCTACAGGCCGCATCTCAGAGACCTTTTCAATACTGCCGTGTTCACGCCTCTCAACAACTTGACTTACAATGCCGATGCCGCCAATCTGGCAAAGCATGGTCTTCACCCGTTCTGGCAACATTTCGTCGCCAACCTTCCCCAGTTGATCGGTCCGGCATTCCCGCTCGTGTTACTGTCAGCAAGAAGGGGCACACTGTTCTGGTCGGCGATAGCAGGCACTGTCGCGCTCTCATGCTTTCCGCACCAAGAGGCAAGATTTCTCCTGCCCGCAGTTCCACTTCTTTTGGCCAGCGTGAGGATTCCACGGCTCGTACGACCTCACTGGATTGCCATCTGGACCATTTTCAACATCCTAGCAGGAGTACTATTTGGAGTGTATCATCAAGGAGGCGTCGTTCCTGCGCAGACGTGGATCGCCCAGCAGCCCGATATCAACCACGCGATATGGTGGAAGACGTACAGCCCACCACGGTGGCTCCTTGATGGAAGAAATGAAGATGTGGAAACGACAGATCTGATGGGCATGAAAATTGACAAGATGATTGAACAGCTTGGCATGGCAGCGCAGTGCGAGACTGCACAGAACAGAACTCTTTTGGTTGCGCCCAGCAGCGCTACTGCTCTTGACGCTTACACGTGGCCATCAGACACGAAGCACGATCTGGTGTTCACGAAACTTTGGCAGCATCGACAGCATGTTGGCTTGGACGATCTCGATTTTGGCGATGACGGAGTGCTGCCTACGCTGCAGAGAGTGGTTGGCAGAAGAGGGCTGACTGTCTGGCAAGTAAGCAAGCAATGCTAA
- a CDS encoding uncharacterized protein (antiSMASH:Cluster_6): MSPTTDRQQRYQASLQGLESPYELAGVPSSLAYEVMGAAPSPSSSSLSNSFEDSANGFDQAPIELDTIHTGEIRQVKPAILPVPVPPPAFLSRSRTNRAAERLAARYSTYPHIAEASRYVPSPLVDPFYPDGMTSRRDIESQMPVSQRKKVSARRWRPRFPKSVCLAAFGVIVPVLLITGLGVWASELQKEGKLGVYWDEGVGECRILGGLRVGEGICGRRGIGGGESWEGWE, translated from the coding sequence ATGTCTCCAACCACAGACCGCCAACAACGCTACCAAGCCTCCCTCCAAGGCCTCGAGAGCCCCTACGAGTTGGCCGGAGTACCCTCGTCTCTCGCGTACGAGGTGATGGGAGCAGCCCCTtccccctcctcctcctctctctcGAATTCTTTCGAGGACTCAGCCAACGGATTCGACCAGGCACCTATTGAGCTGGACACGATCCACACTGGAGAAATCCGCCAAGTAAAACCGGCTATCCTCCCCGTCCCTGTCCCTCCTCCCGCTTTTCTCTCCCGCTCTCGCACAAACCGCGCAGCTGAGAGACTCGCCGCTCGGTACTCAACGTACCCACATATCGCGGAAGCTTCGCGATATGTTCCCTCTCCACTTGTCGATCCTTTTTACCCGGATGGAATGACTTCACGTCGGGATATCGAGTCCCAGATGCCTGTCTCTCAGCGCAAGAAGGTTTCTGCGAGGCGCTGGAGACCCAGATTCCCCAAGTCGGTTTGTCTTGCGGCTTTTGGAGTTATTGTGCCGGTGCTGTTGATTACCGGGTTGGGAGTTTGGGCGAGTGAGTTGCAGAAGGAGGGGAAGTTGGGGGTTTATTGGGATGAGGGGGTGGGAGAGTGTAGGATTTTGGGAGGACTGAGGGTTGGGGAGGGGATTTGTGGGAGGAGGGGGattggtggtggagagagTTGGGAGGGGTGGGAGTGA
- a CDS encoding uncharacterized protein (antiSMASH:Cluster_6), producing MAPLPLPGDTSPNLTYTEAKARLFLLPCTVLLFFMYSGLTMTTKQLILEYRDKLLQGRHWSPTFNFRPKPFERIPVKFRGRPRTYCTIQPEQIPRETEGLLPKDWKIYGLGWVAFVLLTGILFWYGEISLEKDATLRFLLAETFAAAAMVLCDAVILAGMWVWCAKFEEIVEWWEREGEGAGFDCVSGVG from the coding sequence ATGGCCCCTCTACCCCTTCCAGGGGACACCTCCCCAAACTTGACCTACACTGAAGCCAAAGCTCGCCTTTTTCTCCTCCCTTGTAccgtcctcctcttcttcatgtaCTCGGGCCTGACCATGACTACCAAGCAACTCATCCTCGAATACCGGGACAAGCTTTTGCAAGGCAGGCACTGGTCACCAACCTTCAATTTCCGGCCCAAACCTTTCGAACGCATCCCCGTCAAATTCAGAGGACGTCCACGGACTTATTGCACGATTCAGCCGGAACAGATTCCCCGCGAGACTGAAGGACTCCTGCCAAAGGACTGGAAAATCTACGGTCTAGGATGGGTAGCATTCGTGCTTCTGACGGGAATTCTGTTCTGGTATGGGGAGATTTCTTTGGAAAAGGATGCTACGCTGAGGTTTCTGCTAGCGGAGACTTTCGCGGCTGCCGCGATGGTATTGTGTGATGCGGTTATTCTAGCGGGAATGTGGGTTTGGTGTGCAAAGTTTGAGGAGATTGTGGAGTGGTGGGAGAGGGAGGGGGAGGGCGCAGGTTTTGATTGTGTAAGTGGTGTTGGATAA
- a CDS encoding uncharacterized protein (antiSMASH:Cluster_6~SMCOG1030:serine/threonine protein kinase), producing the protein MPGVTRQPSRDTAAIILFIYIIVIAALIMTLVDFWQNRNRGMLPRSVSSRTRLTRRKRTPKAERKPWYSFARGGAELDLEHAFTQSTLSQYGRNGYGTISPTLGSFDGTYEAASTGPQSNMPSEPRQAHSQAPGLSSASTLSASSSSSFMLTSLTPVSAPVDLPPMPAAAVPQPIADFSFSHTYEHVRTLTYCSEGPVHLVKHRGTGKEFIIKQVAPTVELPNEVAILDKIGKHPNIIEIADVLEGHTDQRLSNDIVTPFADLGDLYNLIDHFAGNNSACYIPREFVLLFVSSMIDALAYIHNGDVYYDAGTDTIHSVSFRQPSIVHRDIKPNNIFLSMSANRFPQIRLADFGLACTSDENYGIAGTDGYFAPEVLRREKELKTPGFPNTFAYRRNICTKASDMYSFGCSLYQLIFLRPYDCDADIDDELQYTPMRNDRAIRNLLQNCLAYNPNERPSASDLHRLSANIKAELTHWAKNGGKFPESMWPDPMGYDKKREVREAERRQRKAEAQAAAEANADAMAVNAAINAEFASQPDAQAIAGAESSAFSADAYLAKSEANQQVESAANLDTAELLARKTSSSPVRMPPAISVVLSRFIGQAP; encoded by the coding sequence ATGCCTGGAGTCACTCGACAACCAAGCCGCGATACTGCTGCCATCATCTTATTCATCTACATTATCGTGATCGCTGCGCTGATCATGACTCTGGTGGATTTTTGGCAGAACCGCAATCGTGGTATGCTTCCACGCAGTGTGTCAAGCAGAACACGATTGACACGACGCAAGCGAACACCCAAGGCTGAACGAAAGCCTTGGTACAGCTTTGCTCGTGGCGGAGCTGAGCTGGACCTTGAGCACGCTTTTACTCAGTCCACATTGTCGCAATACGGTCGCAATGGCTATGGCACCATTTCTCCTACTTTGGGCAGTTTCGATGGAACATATGAGGCAGCTTCTACTGGCCCGCAAAGCAACATGCCTTCTGAGCCTCGTCAAGCACACTCGCAAGCACCCGGACTCAGCTCTGCTTCAACTCTGAgcgcttcctcgtcctcttcgttcATGCTGACATCTTTGACCCCAGTTTCGGCCCCAGTCGATCTCCCGCCAATGCCAGCCGCTGCCGTCCCTCAGCCAATTGCTGACTTCAGCTTTTCGCATACCTACGAACACGTCCGCACTCTTACCTACTGCTCCGAAGGACCTGTCCACTTGGTCAAACACCGCGGAACTGGCAAAGAGTTCATCATCAAGCAGGTCGCGCCTACAGTCGAGCTGCCTAACGAAGTCGCCATCCTTGACAAGATTGGAAAGCATCCAAACATCATCGAGATCGCCGACGTTCTCGAAGGACACACAGATCAACGACTATCGAACGATATTGTCACCCCCTTCGCTGACCTCGGCGACCTCTACAATCTGATCGACCACTTCGCCGGCAACAACTCCGCATGCTACATTCCGAGAGAGTTCGTCCTACTCTTCGTCTCCAGCATGATCGATGCGCTCGCTTACATTCACAACGGCGATGTCTATTACGATGCTGGAACGGACACAATTCACAGCGTGAGCTTCCGTCAGCCATCGATCGTCCACCGCGACATCAAGCCAAACAACATTTTCTTGTCTATGTCCGCTAACAGATTTCCTCAGATCAGATTGGCCGACTTCGGCCTTGCCTGTACCTCTGACGAGAACTACGGCATAGCTGGTACCGATGGCTACTTCGCACCAGAAGTTCTCAGACGCGAGAAGGAGCTCAAAACTCCAGGCTTCCCCAACACCTTTGCCTATCGTCGGAACATTTGCACCAAAGCTTCGGACATGTACTCCTTCGGCTGCTCGCTTTATCAGCTTATCTTCCTTCGACCCTACGACTGTGACGCTGATATTGACGATGAACTCCAGTACACGCCAATGAGGAATGACCGAGCGATCAGGAACTTACTGCAGAACTGTCTCGCATACAACCCAAATGAACGACCGTCTGCAAGCGATCTTCACAGACTATCTGCCAACATCAAAGCTGAGCTGACGCACTGGGCCAAGAACGGCGGTAAGTTTCCTGAGAGTATGTGGCCTGATCCGATGGGCTACGACAAGAAGCGAGAGGTGAGAGAGGCAGAACGAAGGCAACGCAAGGCTGAAGCTCAAGCTGCCGCTGAAGCCAACGCTGATGCTATGGCTGTCAACGCCGCGATCAACGCTGAGTTTGCCTCCCAGCCTGACGCTCAGGCCATTGCCGGCGCAGAATCTTCTGCTTTTTCAGCCGATGCGTACTTGGCCAAGTCCGAAGCTAATCAACAGGTCGAAAGCGCGGCAAATCTGGATACTGCGGAACTGCTTGCCCGGAAGACCAGTTCTTCACCCGTCCGCATGCCTCCGGCAATCTCTGTCGTACTCAGCCGCTTTATTGGTCAAGCTCCTTGA